Genomic DNA from Oncorhynchus mykiss isolate Arlee chromosome 2, USDA_OmykA_1.1, whole genome shotgun sequence:
ggtgaccaagaacacgatggtcactctgacggagtgctagagttcctctgtggagatgggagaaccttccagaaggacaaccatctctacagcactccaccaattaggtctttattgtagagtggccagatggaagccactcctcaggaaaaggcacattACAAGCCTCTCAGACAATTAGaatcaagattctctgatcttatgaaaccaagattgaactcttttgactgaatgccaagcgtcacgtctggaggaaacctggcaccatccctatggtgaattatggtggtggcagcatcatgctgtatggatgtttttcagcggctgggagattagtcaggatcgagggaacgattaacggagaaaagtacagagagatccttgatgaaaaactgctacaacgcgctcaggacctcagactggggtgacggttcaccttccaaaagaacagcgaccctaagcacacagccaagacaacacagaagtggcttcgggacaaatgtgatatttccattcgttttttttgtacatttgctataatttcttaaaacctgttttgcttAGTCACTAtcggatattgtgtgtagatggatgagagaaAAAATTAttatatccattttagaataaggctgtaaacaaaacaaaaatggaaaaagtaaatgggtctgaatactttccgaatgcactgtacctcgTGATACCCGAGTCTGTCCCATTTGAGTGAAGCAGGTCAAACATGATGTCATATAACTAAATATAGATGTAGGAATATCCCGTGGAGACATTATTACATGGTGGTATTGAGTCCCACTACCTCACCCTCATCTGTGTTCACTAAAGTATCAGGTTAACACAGGAAAGGAATACATTGACGTGGAATATCCATAAACAACAATCACATATGCCAGTTTTAGAAAATCTACCTTTTCTTAATGGCATATGCAGTGATATTTTTGGAACATCTAATCAGCTGTGACCTAAAGCAAACAGTAAACCATTACCCTTTATTCTTTCAAACATATTGATGTTTATTCTTATACTCCAATTGTTCTGTCCATCTACTAATCTGTTAGTGTCATGGTAGAATCTAGGTTTGTTTGCTGTGTCTATTGATCGAGATACACAATGTTTTTTTGTGACAATGGATTATAGACAGTGTAATTACAACAGAGGGGTTGCTAAGCAGCTTTGGTACAACTCCCAAACCCAGACCAATCATTCAGTAGTTATGGGTGGAAAAAAAATCGATACAGTTGCATATCGCAATAttatgacacaaactgttcactaTGACACcaccctcttgttggtggagagaattttGCAGATTttaagcttatttcctgcaattctatacattttgccatgtctaatgtgcattcatgtgatatttgagtgacaaaaaaattacaagtTGATCTGGATGTTTCTGACAAGTTGTAAATTGCTCTCAATGACTTAAGTGATGATGCACTACCTacttttgaaattgcaccttgagcattctactattacaactttcaagagtataAAAATATAAACCTATCATTGGATGGCCAGCTGAGTCAACAGTCGATACAAAGCTATCCATCATTATCTGTCCCTACACAGGGTCTAGAGACAAAGCCAGCCCCCACGAGTATTGTTAAAATGTAGGTTGGATGTGGGATTGGGTGGGTGTATGCGTCAGAAATTGAGGCTTCCTTATGAAAAAGCCCATGTACTAAAAGGCTACAAGGACACAATCACGCAGTGCTATCTGAACAATTACAAGGACAGGGAGTGCAAGTCTTTGTGGCAAGCTTCAATCTGCAATGTAAATTATGGTGATTCATTATTTTTTTCTGTGGGCACTGAAAGCACTATTGAAGCCTTCACATTAGGTTGATTATTCATCCTTTGTCAATGAAAACATTTGTGAATCTGCATTTAGTCCTGTTATACACCTGGAGCAGGGCATCACTATAATATTTTCGGTTGCTTCAATGTCATTTTTAGATGTAAATGTTGCTTAATTATTCTACAATTATTCTTTCACCTATTGCTAATCGCATATTATCACAGAGTTCCCAGGCTCTGAGAAAAGCCCAGCAGTTATATCTAGTGACGGAGGATGGTTTTAAGGCTGGGTCTTAACTGCTGAAAACAGCAGGATGTGCCTCCCTCTCCGAGGTTTACTTTATTCAGCGATTCCGAGCACTCTTCAGGAGGGTACACATCGACTTATACTGTATGCAGAAAAATCACAGTATGTTTTATACTGTTACTGTAAGTAGGAAAACCATAGTATGTTGTATACTGCATGCAAGAAAACCACAGTATGTTGTATACTGTTACTGTATGCAGGAAAACCCCAGTATGTTTTATACTGCTACTGTATGCAGGAAAGTCCAGTATGCTGTATACTGCTACTGTATGCAGGAAAATCACAGTAGGTTGTATACTGTTATGGTATGCAGGAAAATAACAGTATGTTTATTTTATGCAGAAAGACCACAGTATGTTCTATACTTTATCCAGGAAAatcacagtatacagtacaagCAATCTGGCCTGCGAGATTGAGAGCTGGATACCAGCTCCTGTCCCTAAGCTGAggtataatatatgccatttaccagacacttttatccaaagggtTTCAGTAAAATGGGTATACATTTCCATATGGGTGGCCCCAGAGAGGATCGAACCCACGATAATGAGTGAAATGACCTTGGGAAGCAGAAAGAGAGCATGGGGTAGTAAACACTAAGCGTCATTCCAGATGTTCCCACTGTATGAATAACCAGATGGTAGAGGACTGTTGTAGTGGTACTAATTAAGGGGCACATGGTAATGGCATGTGCTTTAGTACAGTGCAACTTGAGATCAAAGTCTTTGTGCCCTGGAcatttacatactgtatctaccaagTTGTGTTATCCCAGAATACACAATTTGTACCAAAAAAGGGGGCAGCATCTCAACTAAAAGATGGGTGGtattttcagtttttcattttcaAACGCCTTTCACAAACTAACACTCTCACTTTACTTTTTTttcttactagctctgactttgctgaaaTCTACTTTACTGAGGAAAAAtgtatttgactgtgatatgtggttgtcccacctagatatcttaagatgaatacacaaactgtaagtcgctctgaataaaagtgtctgctaaatgtctaaaatgtaaatgtaaatgtttaaCTCATAGCTTTCTGATAAATTGGGTTTTTAGAAGGTCATTGCGAACTGGTCATTAGCACCGTCTGAAATTCAGCCCGTTTCTGGTCACCACTGATATACTGATTCCTGCAAAGGTCATTAGGAAATGACAGGCATAAAGGAAATAAGAGAAGGCAAGACTCTCACATCGGCACATGAGACAGGCCTGTTTTACAACTTCCCCTGCTGAGAAAGAGGTAAATTGGGAGGGTGGCCTAAGTCTAGACAAAAATAGATAGTCATCCAGAGATGTAATTTTTCTGAATGATGGATAGTAAGAGAAATCTAGAGTGTTTATTGCCAGTATGcaaaaaatatataggcctacaaCATAACATGTTGGCTGTGTACAATGTGATATCTCGTATAAGGAAGACCTTTCAGTCTTCTGTCACCATATTAAAACATTAATGCTTGCAACAGATGTACTCCATGGCTGCCCTTTTAGATACTAAAGATAAGGAAACAGATATTTTTAATAAAGGATTTATTAGATACAGTATAAAATCTCTGCTCACAGTATAAAAGtgataataaatacaatttaaataaataagacaaaTTATTTAAGTTATAAAGTGATAATGCTTGTGAGCGGAAGTTCAACGTCCCCCAGAATGTAGTCTCTTTTCATAGTGGACATTTTATTGACAATTTTAAATCTCAGAGAGCGTTGGCAGAGGTCCTCCTCTGAGATGGCATCAAAGAAGAAGTCCTCATTGAAGATAGGGTTACGACTCTTCCTGATGACTGTGCTACGCTGCTTCTGGACCTTTCCAGGCACCAGGGAAAGGCTGACACTGCAGTTGATACTCTTGGGGTCCACCGAGTGTGTGTATAGTCCCTCAGCACTGATGAGCCGCACCCGCAGCCTCTGGTTATCAGGACAGTACTCTGCAGAGAGGCGCAGGGTGCCGTCCTTCCCTATAGGAACCATGCTCTCCCTCATCACCCTTTCCCTGTGCAGAACCAAGTCTATGGGGAAGATGGTAGGAGGAGCCAGACCGAAGCTTGGTGGAAGGCCTTCTACCAGCCCATCTGACGCCCTCCTCATGAAATTGGGACTATTGTCTGTGGAGCTGCCCTCGTCTGTTGACAGGGAGTTGTTTCTGGACACCACAGTCTTCCTGATGTTTCTGGAAAGAAGCCTTTCATGACTCAGTGTTTTGAAGAGGGAAGACTTCGGTGGGGACCTGCTCAGCATTGGGGAGCTGAAAGGGGAGGACTCAGCTGAGGAGGTTGTGTCACTGTCCAGTGTGCCCTGTCTGTTGAGTGTATAACCTCTGGGCGAGAGTCTGGAGGTCAGGGTGTGAAGActgaaggaggaaggggaggaggaaggggaggtagagggggagactCTGGGGCAAGTGTTGGACCTGCTCCTGGGGAGCAGCAGCGGTATGCCACAGGAGCCAGGGTCATTGTGGAACAGGGACTCCTTCCTCCTGGTGTGGGGGCTCTCCAGCAGGGTACAGAAACCATagcaagtctgggctttggccaTGTGGGGCAAGGAGAGTGCTGCCTGGCTTTGAGGGTCTGCGTTGGTGGTCTCCTCATCACTACAGTCATAAGGGCTCTCATCCACATTCTCTACCTGGATGATGTGTGGGCTGATAAGCTTTCGTGTTGGGGCCTCCCTCTTAGGGCTCCCCCTCTCAGATTCACACAGGGACACTCTGATGATGGGGGCCTGGCGGCTCTGCTCTGTACCTTTCGGCTCCTGGAACGATGGGATCTTAGGAGGGATGCAAAACTCTGGGATAGTGTCTGGGGTGATAATATTAGGACACAGGGAAAGTCTCTTGTGTTTCTCAGCTTTCTCTCCAAACATATCTCCGATCCTGAAGCTGTATTCCGTTGAGGGGAGAGGCAGGTTGGTTCTCTCCACGGACACACGGATCTTCTCCACCACCCACATGAGTTCTCTGATAGGGCTTGGTAACTGGAACAGCAAAAGGAAATCCTCATTAGACAACACAAATGGAAAAAAATCACAGCCAATCAAAAAGCCTGTTTTCAAAAACTAGTTAAATACTAGTTTTTCttcaaaaattaaaaaataattcaAGAGAAAAGGTAAATTATTTTCAAGTCATGATTATGATGTGATGCTTACCTTGTGTAAATGAGATGTCAGTAAATCCAACACTGTGTCCTTACAGACCGGCTTGTGAGATAGATAACGATTGTAGTAGTAAAAGTCTCTAAGTAGCAGGCTCAGAATCTCTCTTGTTAAGACCAGCTCCTCTGTAAGCGACTGACTGAAAGAGCTGCCAGGCTGTTTAAATATGACCTGGTGGTGGGGAGGAGACCAGGACGACTTCCACACACCCTTCAGTCCTCTGACAGGAACCTCCCCTTGGCCACCCGTTCCCATGGAGACACCCAAGCCACAACACAACGCTCCGTGCCCACAGCAGGGGGAAAGGTCAGCCAGATAAGCCAACTGAACTACTTTGAAAATGAACATATGTATCTGACCAAAGGAAAACATGTTCATTGGTTTGTTTGATTTTCCATTTATGCAGATGAGAGGGGGACGTAACCTTGGGTTGTTTACTCAAATAAAGTGAAATGATAAGATTATGGCTGAGGCCTGTTGGTGACCCTAGGTTGGCAGTACTTGAAATGCTGCGACAACATTGGCTTCTGATGAATAGAATGTGGATCAAACCTCTCTAAATCAACCAATGAACTGTGACCAACTGTTAAAAATAGCTTAAGTGTAAGGATGTTGCAAAGACACACTGAAATCACAATATTTTCCATGATCTTTTAGGGATTTTGAATGCAATGCACTTGAATAGTAGTAGAAATTCACATCACTTGAATACTTAATAGCTGTCTATACGTATGTTCTATGCTGGTACCCACTCTACTGTTGCCTATGTATAATGACTGATATTGACAAGAGGATTACAACCAGACTAGTTGAGCTACTTTAAAACACAATGCTGCTTTGAAGACAAAACGGAGCACGTTCTCACATTATTTTAGACACCTTGAAATGAAAACACAAGTATAATAGGTCTACACTCCACACAAAACAACCTGTCTTAATCCATGCCAACGATACCCTCTTGTGGTGGGAAAAGGATCAGcttttctattaaaaaaaaactattatatTTTGGACAGTGAAAAAAGAGGAGTGCCAGTGGAGCAGAGGCATGGACACCTCTAATACTTTACCCATAGATCACGGATAAATCAGGAAATATCTGGAGTTCATTGTCACATCAATATAATTTCTTTCAACGAGTCAATCCAAACAAAAATCATGTCACACCTCACAGTAGAAGTCATGGTGTTCAGTTCATGAGTCATATGGTAAATTGACATGGAGTAGGTTgattactgtacagtataaagCTACAGTACCACTTGGATGTTCTGTTTGACATTCCTTTGGGTTTCATTTAGAAAAAGCTCAGTAATGGCCAAAGTTCAAGTTGAACATCTTAGTAACCCTGTGCAACCACACAATTGGACAGATGGTGATATCATACATAATGTTATCTCAAGAGAAAACATTGAAAGAGTGGAAGTTCTCAGAAATGTTGTTTTTAATGGATCAAACTAATGGTTATTTCACCAGCACATTTGACACAGATTTCAGATAGTGgtggaaaaaaagagagagttgATCAAATGAAGTCAACATCCCATATGATCTGTTCAGATTTGCTTCTGAGTTTATAAGCCTTTAATTTTCAAAGTCTCATCCTATTCGATTTTCATCCGCTGAACTGAGGTTAAGGAGGGTTTTTTGACACAGAAACTGAAGTGCGTGACCAGTTGTCTTATTTGCTTAACCAAATGTATGTGACCCTTGCCCTAATGAGCTGGACGTGGCATCAATAATCATCCAGTgctgccatgtttttttttttttttttttttttacctttatttaaccaggcaagtcagttaagaacaaattcttattttcaatgacggcctgggaacagtgggttaactgcctgttcaggggcagaacgacagatttgtaccttgtcagctcgggggtttgaactcacaaccttccggttactagtccaacactctaaccactaggctaccctgccgccccctcaTGTAATGAGGTACATGTGTTTAAGGTTCACCTC
This window encodes:
- the c2cd4a gene encoding C2 calcium-dependent domain-containing protein 4A, producing the protein MWVVEKIRVSVERTNLPLPSTEYSFRIGDMFGEKAEKHKRLSLCPNIITPDTIPEFCIPPKIPSFQEPKGTEQSRQAPIIRVSLCESERGSPKREAPTRKLISPHIIQVENVDESPYDCSDEETTNADPQSQAALSLPHMAKAQTCYGFCTLLESPHTRRKESLFHNDPGSCGIPLLLPRSRSNTCPRVSPSTSPSSSPSSFSLHTLTSRLSPRGYTLNRQGTLDSDTTSSAESSPFSSPMLSRSPPKSSLFKTLSHERLLSRNIRKTVVSRNNSLSTDEGSSTDNSPNFMRRASDGLVEGLPPSFGLAPPTIFPIDLVLHRERVMRESMVPIGKDGTLRLSAEYCPDNQRLRVRLISAEGLYTHSVDPKSINCSVSLSLVPGKVQKQRSTVIRKSRNPIFNEDFFFDAISEEDLCQRSLRFKIVNKMSTMKRDYILGDVELPLTSIITL